In Paraburkholderia bryophila, a single genomic region encodes these proteins:
- the cydX gene encoding cytochrome bd-I oxidase subunit CydX: protein MWYFSWLLGIGVALAFGIINVMWLESRTPVEAKVKTR, encoded by the coding sequence ATGTGGTATTTCAGTTGGCTGCTTGGGATCGGCGTGGCGTTGGCGTTCGGCATCATCAATGTGATGTGGCTGGAGTCGCGCACGCCGGTGGAAGCTAAGGTGAAGACGCGCTGA
- the nagE gene encoding N-acetylglucosamine-specific PTS transporter subunit IIBC, producing MDGNPFLKIQRLGRALMLPIAVLPVAGLLLRLGQPDVFNIKMIADAGGAIFDNLPLLFAIGVAVGFAKDNNGVAGLAGAIGYLIEVAVMKDINDKLNMGVLSGIIAGVVAGLLYNKYKDIKLPDYLAFFGGKRFVPIVTGLVCLVLGIAFGYVWQPVQAVIDTAGHWLTTAGALGAFVFGVLNRLLLVTGLHHILNSLTWFVFGTFTPPGGVAVTGDLHRFFAGDPTAGTFMTGFFPVMMFGLPAACLAMFHEAPKERRAMVGGLLFSMALTSFLTGVTEPIEFSFMFLAPVLYVIHALLTGLSLAICSALGIHLGFTFSAGAIDYVLNYGLSTKGWMAIPIGIVYSVVYYGLFRFFIRKFNMATPGREPAAVDEQVGSFEAGGFVSPVAGAAVPRAQRYIAALGGAANLSNVDACTTRLRLSVVDSNLVSENDLKTIGARGVLKRGSGNVQVIIGPEADIIADEIRTVIAQGGGETVKAASVAPAAAVAAPVAVAGGHGGPLDPDPLRWLAVFGGAGNVVSLDAVAATRLRVVVRDPSAVDRQRLATLDTAWISADTFHIVVGDSAQRYAAVLATRMSSNGGAASPLPA from the coding sequence ATGGATGGGAATCCGTTTCTGAAGATTCAGCGCCTGGGACGCGCGCTGATGCTGCCGATTGCGGTGCTGCCGGTTGCCGGCTTGCTGCTGCGCCTCGGCCAACCCGATGTGTTCAACATCAAGATGATCGCCGACGCCGGCGGCGCGATTTTCGACAACCTGCCGCTGCTGTTCGCGATCGGTGTGGCGGTCGGTTTCGCGAAAGATAACAACGGCGTGGCGGGTCTCGCGGGCGCGATCGGTTATCTGATCGAAGTCGCGGTGATGAAGGACATCAACGACAAGCTCAACATGGGCGTGTTGTCGGGGATTATCGCGGGTGTTGTCGCGGGCTTGTTGTACAACAAGTACAAGGACATCAAGCTGCCCGATTACCTCGCGTTCTTCGGAGGGAAACGCTTCGTGCCGATTGTCACGGGGCTGGTCTGCCTGGTGCTCGGCATAGCGTTCGGGTACGTGTGGCAACCGGTGCAAGCCGTGATCGATACGGCCGGCCATTGGCTGACCACCGCGGGTGCGCTCGGCGCGTTCGTGTTCGGCGTGCTGAACCGTCTGCTGCTCGTCACGGGTCTGCATCACATTCTCAATTCGCTGACGTGGTTCGTGTTCGGCACGTTCACGCCGCCGGGCGGCGTTGCGGTGACTGGCGACCTGCATCGCTTCTTCGCCGGCGATCCGACGGCCGGTACGTTCATGACGGGCTTCTTCCCGGTCATGATGTTCGGTCTGCCGGCCGCCTGTCTGGCGATGTTCCATGAAGCACCGAAGGAACGCCGTGCGATGGTTGGCGGCTTGCTGTTCTCGATGGCGCTGACCTCGTTCCTGACGGGCGTGACCGAGCCGATCGAATTCAGCTTCATGTTCCTGGCACCGGTGCTGTACGTGATTCACGCGCTGTTGACCGGCTTGTCGCTTGCGATCTGCTCGGCGCTCGGCATTCACCTCGGCTTCACGTTCTCGGCCGGCGCGATCGACTACGTGCTGAACTACGGCCTGTCAACGAAGGGCTGGATGGCGATTCCGATCGGTATCGTGTATTCGGTCGTGTATTACGGGCTGTTCCGCTTCTTCATCCGCAAGTTCAACATGGCGACGCCGGGTCGCGAACCCGCTGCCGTGGATGAGCAGGTCGGATCGTTCGAGGCCGGTGGTTTCGTTTCGCCGGTGGCCGGTGCGGCAGTGCCGCGTGCGCAGCGGTATATCGCGGCGCTGGGTGGCGCGGCGAATCTGTCGAACGTGGATGCCTGCACGACGCGTTTGCGTTTGTCGGTGGTCGATTCGAATCTGGTCTCTGAGAACGATCTGAAGACGATCGGCGCGCGTGGCGTGCTCAAGCGCGGTTCGGGCAATGTGCAGGTGATCATCGGGCCGGAAGCGGACATCATCGCGGATGAAATTCGTACGGTGATCGCGCAAGGTGGTGGTGAGACGGTGAAGGCGGCGAGTGTTGCGCCGGCTGCTGCTGTTGCTGCGCCGGTGGCGGTTGCGGGTGGGCACGGTGGTCCGCTCGATCCGGATCCGCTGCGCTGGCTCGCCGTGTTCGGCGGCGCGGGCAACGTGGTGTCGCTGGACGCGGTCGCGGCGACGCGTTTGCGTGTGGTCGTGCGCGATCCGTCGGCGGTGGATCGTCAGCGGCTTGCTACGCTCGATACGGCGTGGATCTCGGCGGATACGTTCCATATCGTCGTGGGCGATTCGGCGCAGCGCTACGCGGCGGTGCTGGCGACGCGTATGTCGTCAAATGGCGGCGCTGCTTCGCCTTTGCCGGCGTGA
- the ptsP gene encoding phosphoenolpyruvate--protein phosphotransferase, with protein MRRVEESRLMSPTAGHIVLLAPMTGPVVPLAKVPDPVFSGGMFGDGIGIDPLEGRLVAPCDGTVTHLARTGHAVTLATAEGAEILLHIGIDTVELNGKGFAPMVAQGAHVRAGDILIEFDQDQVALNAPSLVSVIAIANSDAFEIVERVEGGMLKAGETPLLVLRARDGAVAEASRQASATNVTEEARQRVTLVHAGGLHARPAARAREAARGFDARVEVRYEGRKAAIESVVGLLGLGAGEGATVELLGVGPQAKAAIEAIAHELTREAHGEVEEKPARQSSPAPQAVAHPAGEALAPNTLAGVCAAPGVAVGKLVRWDDADIDPPEKANGTSAAESRLLDKAIATVDADLGTTVRDASQRGAVGEAGIFAVHRVLLEDPTLLDAARDLISLGKSAGFAWRDAIRAQIAILSNIEDALLAERAADLRDIEKRVLRALGYTNAAARVLPEEAVLAAEEFTPSDLSTLDRSRVTALVMARGGATSHAAILARQAGIPALVAVGDALHAIPDGTQVVVNATTGRLEFAPTEVDVERARTERSRLANVREVNRRTSQQAAVTADGRAIEVAANIATLDDAKIAVDNGADSVGLLRTELLFIHRASAPTTDEHRQSYQSIVDALSGRTAIIRTLDVGADKEVDYLTLPPEPNPALGLRGIRLAQVRPDLLDDQLRGLLAVQPLGAVRILLPMVTDAGELIRIRKRIDEFARELGRTEPIEVGVMIEVPSAALLADQLSQYADFLSIGTNDLTQYTLAMDRCQADLAAQADGLHPAVLRLIAATVQGAAKHGKWVGVCGALAGDPVAMPLLVGLGVTELSVDPVSVPGIKARVRNLDYQLCRQRAQDALALESAQAVRAVSRETWPLD; from the coding sequence ATGCGACGTGTCGAGGAGTCCCGCTTGATGAGCCCCACTGCTGGCCATATTGTTTTGCTCGCGCCGATGACCGGTCCGGTCGTGCCGCTGGCGAAGGTGCCCGACCCTGTGTTTTCGGGCGGCATGTTCGGCGACGGCATCGGCATCGATCCGCTCGAGGGCCGACTCGTCGCGCCGTGCGACGGCACCGTCACCCATCTCGCGCGCACGGGTCATGCGGTCACGCTGGCCACCGCCGAAGGCGCGGAGATCCTGCTGCATATCGGTATCGACACAGTCGAACTGAACGGCAAGGGTTTTGCGCCGATGGTCGCGCAAGGCGCGCATGTGCGTGCCGGCGACATCCTGATCGAGTTCGATCAGGACCAGGTCGCGCTGAACGCGCCGAGCCTGGTGTCGGTGATCGCGATTGCCAATTCGGACGCGTTCGAAATCGTCGAACGTGTGGAAGGCGGCATGCTGAAGGCCGGTGAAACGCCGCTGCTGGTGCTGCGTGCCCGCGACGGCGCAGTCGCCGAAGCATCCCGCCAGGCGAGCGCTACGAACGTGACGGAAGAAGCGCGTCAGCGGGTCACGCTGGTTCACGCCGGTGGTCTGCATGCACGTCCGGCGGCACGTGCCCGCGAAGCGGCGCGTGGTTTCGACGCGCGCGTCGAAGTGCGTTACGAAGGGCGCAAGGCGGCGATCGAAAGCGTGGTCGGTTTGCTCGGGCTGGGTGCGGGCGAAGGCGCGACCGTCGAGTTGCTCGGCGTCGGCCCGCAAGCCAAAGCCGCAATCGAAGCGATCGCCCATGAATTGACGCGTGAAGCGCACGGTGAAGTCGAAGAAAAGCCGGCCCGTCAAAGCTCGCCCGCGCCGCAAGCGGTGGCGCATCCGGCAGGTGAAGCGCTCGCGCCGAATACGCTCGCGGGCGTGTGCGCGGCGCCGGGCGTCGCGGTCGGCAAGCTGGTGCGCTGGGACGACGCGGACATCGATCCGCCGGAGAAGGCGAACGGCACGTCGGCGGCGGAAAGCCGTCTGCTCGACAAGGCGATTGCCACCGTCGACGCGGACCTCGGCACGACCGTGCGCGATGCGTCGCAACGCGGCGCGGTCGGAGAAGCGGGGATTTTCGCGGTGCATCGCGTGTTGCTCGAAGATCCGACGCTGCTCGACGCGGCGCGCGACCTGATCAGCCTCGGCAAGAGCGCCGGTTTTGCGTGGCGCGACGCGATCCGCGCACAGATTGCGATCCTGTCGAATATCGAAGACGCGTTGCTCGCCGAACGTGCCGCCGATCTGCGCGATATCGAAAAACGCGTGCTGCGCGCGCTGGGTTATACGAACGCTGCAGCGCGTGTGTTGCCGGAAGAAGCCGTGCTCGCGGCGGAAGAATTCACGCCGTCGGATCTGTCGACGCTGGATCGCTCGCGCGTCACTGCGCTGGTGATGGCGCGCGGCGGTGCGACCTCGCACGCGGCGATTCTGGCGCGGCAGGCCGGGATTCCCGCGCTGGTTGCCGTCGGCGATGCATTGCACGCGATTCCCGACGGCACGCAAGTCGTGGTGAACGCGACCACCGGCCGCCTGGAGTTCGCGCCGACCGAAGTCGATGTGGAACGCGCGCGCACGGAACGCAGCCGCCTTGCCAACGTGCGCGAAGTGAACCGCCGCACATCGCAGCAAGCCGCCGTGACCGCCGACGGCCGCGCGATCGAAGTGGCCGCGAACATCGCCACGCTCGACGACGCCAAAATCGCTGTCGACAACGGCGCCGATTCCGTCGGCCTGTTGCGCACCGAACTGCTGTTCATTCACCGCGCGTCGGCACCGACCACGGACGAACATCGGCAGAGCTATCAGTCGATCGTCGACGCATTGAGCGGCCGCACCGCGATCATCCGCACGCTCGACGTCGGCGCCGACAAGGAAGTCGATTACCTGACGCTGCCGCCCGAACCGAATCCGGCGCTCGGCCTGCGCGGCATTCGCCTCGCGCAAGTGCGCCCGGATCTGCTCGACGATCAGTTGCGCGGTCTGCTGGCCGTGCAGCCGCTCGGCGCCGTACGCATTTTGCTGCCGATGGTGACCGACGCCGGCGAGTTGATCCGCATCCGCAAACGCATCGACGAATTCGCCCGCGAGTTGGGCCGCACGGAACCGATCGAAGTCGGCGTGATGATCGAAGTGCCGTCGGCGGCCTTGCTGGCCGATCAGTTGTCGCAGTACGCGGACTTTCTGTCGATCGGCACCAACGATCTGACGCAATACACGCTCGCAATGGACCGCTGCCAGGCCGACCTCGCCGCGCAAGCCGACGGCTTGCATCCGGCCGTGTTGCGCCTGATCGCGGCCACCGTGCAGGGCGCGGCCAAGCACGGCAAATGGGTCGGCGTGTGCGGCGCGCTGGCAGGCGATCCGGTGGCGATGCCGCTGCTCGTCGGCCTCGGCGTGACCGAGCTGTCGGTCGATCCGGTATCGGTGCCGGGCATCAAAGCGCGCGTGCGCAATCTCGATTATCAGTTGTGTCGCCAGCGCGCCCAGGATGCCTTGGCGCTCGAATCGGCACAGGCGGTAAGAGCAGTAAGCCGCGAAACCTGGCCGCTGGACTGA
- a CDS encoding SIS domain-containing protein codes for MLKEALASAETVAAQLTDTSRVEALATKLAQQPRHVALTVARGSSDHAASYFASLTMSRLGVPVASLPMSVATLQQAPLQVRDQLALAFSQSGKSPDLVGTMQALREAGALTVAAVNAPSSPLADACEWHLPLVAGPELSVAATKSYIAMLSISAQLVAHWQQDADLLAALNTLPDALQTAGTLDWSKAVDELRGVERMIVIGRGLGLAIAQEAALKLKETSGIQAEAFSSAEVRHGPMELIDRDYPLLVFAPRGPEQAGLLQLARDMRARGANVLLAAPSDVAEATLPLATTAHAALDPIAAILSFYVMAAGLAAARGRNPDAPRHLNKVTETH; via the coding sequence ATGCTTAAAGAGGCGTTGGCGTCCGCTGAAACGGTCGCCGCGCAACTCACGGATACCTCGCGCGTGGAGGCTTTGGCCACGAAGCTCGCGCAGCAGCCGCGCCATGTCGCGCTCACCGTCGCGCGCGGCAGCTCGGACCACGCGGCGAGCTATTTCGCCAGTCTGACGATGAGCCGCCTCGGCGTGCCGGTCGCGTCGCTGCCCATGTCGGTCGCGACGCTCCAGCAAGCGCCGCTGCAAGTGCGCGATCAGCTCGCGCTGGCGTTCTCGCAATCGGGCAAGAGCCCGGATCTGGTCGGCACGATGCAAGCGCTCCGCGAAGCCGGCGCGCTGACCGTCGCCGCAGTGAATGCGCCCAGCTCGCCGTTGGCCGATGCGTGCGAATGGCATCTGCCGCTCGTCGCCGGTCCCGAATTGAGCGTTGCGGCCACCAAAAGCTATATCGCGATGCTATCGATCTCCGCGCAACTGGTCGCGCATTGGCAACAAGACGCCGACCTGCTCGCCGCGTTGAACACGCTGCCTGACGCGCTGCAAACGGCGGGCACGCTCGACTGGTCGAAGGCCGTCGACGAATTGCGCGGCGTCGAACGCATGATCGTGATCGGCCGTGGTCTGGGTCTCGCGATCGCGCAGGAAGCCGCGTTGAAACTGAAGGAAACCTCCGGCATTCAGGCCGAAGCGTTTTCGAGCGCGGAAGTGCGTCATGGTCCGATGGAATTGATCGACCGCGACTATCCGCTGCTGGTCTTCGCGCCGCGCGGCCCGGAACAGGCCGGCCTGCTGCAACTCGCCCGCGACATGCGCGCGCGCGGCGCCAACGTGCTGCTCGCCGCGCCGTCCGACGTGGCCGAAGCCACGCTGCCGCTCGCGACCACCGCTCATGCGGCGCTCGATCCGATCGCCGCGATCCTGTCCTTTTACGTGATGGCCGCCGGCCTTGCCGCCGCGCGCGGGCGCAATCCCGATGCGCCGCGCCATCTCAACAAAGTCACCGAAACTCACTGA
- the nagA gene encoding N-acetylglucosamine-6-phosphate deacetylase, translated as MLTGNILTTDGWIHGTLEYENGRITGLTGVRADPSTNDAPYILPGFIDLHVHGGGGSDVMEAGDAIETITRTHARYGTTSLLATTMTAPRDELMAVVAGLGDVARIRTPGGARVLGVHLEGPYINPGKLGAQPDAAVSAVMEEVLKYLSIAPIRVVTLAPEIAGHMEIISAMAARGVRVQLGHSLGTYDDAVAALKHGACGFTHLFNAMSPLHHRNPGLVGAALAHAEFAEIIPDLLHVHPGAIRAALRAIPRLYVVTDSTSATGMPDGEYRLGSQHVTKCLGGVRLADGTLAGSTLTMDQALRNLVSIGLPIADVSNRLSRYAADYLGIEDRGRIARGAWADVVVFDRELALTATYVEGEAIVEYA; from the coding sequence ATGCTGACCGGAAACATACTCACCACCGATGGGTGGATTCACGGCACGCTCGAATACGAAAACGGCCGCATCACGGGACTGACCGGCGTTCGCGCCGATCCGTCGACGAACGACGCGCCGTACATCCTGCCCGGCTTCATCGATCTGCACGTGCATGGCGGCGGCGGTTCCGACGTGATGGAAGCCGGCGACGCGATCGAGACGATCACCCGCACGCATGCGCGCTACGGCACCACCAGCCTGCTGGCTACGACCATGACCGCGCCGCGTGACGAACTGATGGCCGTGGTCGCCGGTCTCGGCGACGTCGCGCGAATCCGTACGCCAGGCGGCGCGCGCGTGCTCGGCGTGCATCTGGAAGGGCCGTACATCAACCCCGGCAAACTCGGCGCGCAACCGGACGCCGCGGTCTCCGCGGTGATGGAGGAAGTGCTGAAGTATCTGTCGATCGCGCCGATTCGCGTGGTCACGCTGGCGCCGGAAATTGCCGGCCACATGGAGATCATCTCCGCGATGGCGGCGCGCGGCGTGCGCGTGCAGCTCGGCCATTCGCTCGGCACCTACGACGACGCCGTCGCCGCGCTCAAGCACGGTGCCTGCGGCTTCACGCATCTGTTCAACGCGATGTCGCCGCTGCATCACCGCAATCCCGGCCTTGTCGGCGCCGCGCTCGCGCACGCCGAATTCGCCGAAATCATTCCTGATCTGCTGCACGTGCATCCGGGCGCGATCCGCGCCGCGTTGCGCGCGATTCCGCGTCTGTATGTGGTGACGGACAGCACCTCGGCCACCGGCATGCCGGACGGCGAATACCGCCTCGGCAGCCAGCACGTCACCAAGTGCCTCGGCGGCGTGCGCCTTGCCGACGGCACGCTCGCGGGCAGCACGCTGACCATGGATCAGGCGCTGCGCAATCTCGTCTCGATCGGCCTGCCGATCGCCGATGTATCAAACCGTTTGTCGCGCTACGCCGCCGACTATCTCGGCATCGAAGACCGCGGCCGCATCGCGCGCGGCGCGTGGGCCGATGTGGTCGTGTTCGATCGTGAACTGGCGTTGACCGCGACTTACGTCGAAGGAGAAGCAATTGTCGAATATGCTTAA
- a CDS encoding GntR family transcriptional regulator, translating into METRWSALTPDARNVTPLYLQLARNLATAIHCGVWSAGEALPSERTLSDAIGVSRITARKAIELLVEQGLIRRARGAGSFITPRVEDPLSRLTGFTKKMQQRGFRPDSVWLERDIRAANRDELVHLGLSPGAAVASLRRLRRADGIVMAVEHSALPAAIVPDPQAIGVSLYAHLEQRGQAVVRALQHFRAVNASSEIASLMDIEPRSALLVITRIGYSADQRAIELTDTYCRDDYYDFVAELRT; encoded by the coding sequence ATGGAAACTCGCTGGTCCGCACTGACGCCTGACGCCCGCAACGTCACGCCGCTCTATTTGCAGCTCGCGCGCAATCTGGCGACGGCGATCCATTGTGGTGTCTGGTCGGCGGGGGAGGCGCTGCCGTCGGAGCGCACGTTGTCGGACGCGATCGGCGTGTCGCGCATCACCGCGCGCAAGGCGATCGAACTGCTGGTCGAGCAAGGCTTGATCCGGCGCGCTCGCGGCGCGGGCAGCTTCATTACGCCGCGGGTCGAAGATCCGCTGTCGCGCCTCACCGGTTTCACGAAGAAGATGCAGCAACGCGGTTTCCGCCCGGATTCGGTGTGGCTCGAGCGCGATATCCGCGCCGCCAATCGGGACGAACTGGTGCATCTGGGTCTGTCGCCCGGCGCGGCGGTGGCGAGTTTGCGGCGCCTGCGGCGCGCGGACGGCATCGTGATGGCAGTCGAGCATTCCGCGCTGCCGGCGGCGATCGTGCCCGACCCGCAAGCGATCGGCGTGTCGCTCTACGCGCATCTTGAACAACGCGGCCAGGCCGTGGTACGCGCGTTGCAGCACTTCCGGGCGGTCAACGCGTCGAGCGAGATTGCTTCGCTGATGGATATCGAACCGCGCTCCGCGCTGCTGGTCATTACCCGTATCGGCTATAGCGCGGACCAGCGCGCCATCGAACTGACCGACACGTATTGCCGCGACGATTACTACGACTTCGTCGCTGAATTGCGAACCTGA
- a CDS encoding bifunctional helix-turn-helix transcriptional regulator/GNAT family N-acetyltransferase: protein MTDSEALRRAQAVRHFNRFYTQHIGALHEHLAKSAFSLTEVRVLHELSRGHAQTASVLGRALGLDSGYLSRLLTSFERRNLITRRPSDTDARQSLIALTDNGHAAYAPLDTAAIEEVSALLEGLTPLSQEQLIGAMKLIERLLRAQPSHELVLLRQPRPGECGWLVHRQAQWFAAQYGWDRSFEGLLARVVADYTQRGDPVREMCWVADQEGVVVGSVCIVGVSTTVAGVRLLWVEPDLQRLGIGTQLIGECVRFARRAGYTKLTLTTALSLAEPRRLCERAGFTLAGTAPERRFGKDLTIERWELEL from the coding sequence TTGACCGATTCCGAGGCGCTGCGGCGCGCTCAGGCCGTCCGCCATTTCAACCGCTTCTACACCCAGCACATTGGCGCGCTGCACGAGCACTTGGCAAAGAGCGCGTTTTCGCTGACGGAAGTGCGCGTGCTGCACGAACTCTCTCGCGGACATGCGCAAACGGCCTCGGTGCTCGGGCGCGCGCTCGGCCTCGATAGCGGTTATCTGAGCCGCCTGCTGACCAGCTTCGAACGACGCAATCTGATCACGCGGCGCCCGTCGGATACGGATGCACGGCAGTCGTTGATCGCCCTCACCGACAACGGCCACGCGGCCTACGCGCCGCTCGATACCGCGGCGATCGAAGAAGTGTCGGCGCTGCTCGAAGGTCTGACGCCACTCTCCCAGGAACAGTTGATCGGTGCGATGAAGCTGATCGAGCGGCTGCTGCGCGCTCAGCCGTCGCATGAGCTCGTGCTGCTGCGGCAACCGCGTCCCGGCGAATGCGGCTGGCTCGTGCATCGGCAGGCGCAATGGTTTGCCGCGCAATACGGCTGGGATCGTTCGTTCGAGGGATTGCTGGCGCGGGTCGTCGCGGACTACACGCAGCGCGGCGATCCGGTGCGCGAGATGTGCTGGGTCGCCGATCAGGAGGGCGTGGTGGTCGGCTCGGTGTGCATCGTCGGGGTGTCGACGACGGTGGCGGGCGTGCGGCTGTTGTGGGTCGAGCCGGATTTGCAGCGGCTCGGCATCGGCACGCAATTGATCGGCGAATGTGTGCGTTTCGCGCGGCGCGCGGGCTACACGAAGCTCACGTTGACCACGGCGCTTTCGCTTGCGGAGCCACGGCGCCTGTGTGAGCGCGCCGGTTTTACGCTGGCCGGCACGGCGCCGGAGCGCCGCTTCGGCAAGGATCTGACGATCGAGCGATGGGAGTTGGAGTTGTAG
- a CDS encoding MetQ/NlpA family ABC transporter substrate-binding protein — translation MQRRNILKALSAVIVGAAIVTSGGAHADDKVIKVGTIGGPDAQIWDVVTKVAKREGLNVKVVEFNDYVQPNAALDAGDLDANSFQHQPYLDSQVKQRGYKIVNAGLTYISPLGIYSKKLKSVKDLPQGAKVAVPNDPSNENRALLLLQAQGLIKLKAGAGTNGNNATPLDVAENPKKIKLIELDAAQLPRSLSDVDAAVINTNFALAAGLQPTKDAIALEDIHSPYANLIAVRAQDKDKPWVKKLVAAYQSEDVRQFIKTQFKGSMVPSF, via the coding sequence ATGCAGCGCAGAAACATCCTCAAAGCCCTCTCCGCAGTGATCGTCGGCGCGGCGATCGTGACCAGCGGCGGCGCCCATGCCGACGACAAAGTGATCAAGGTCGGCACCATCGGCGGCCCGGACGCACAAATCTGGGACGTCGTCACGAAAGTAGCGAAGCGCGAAGGCCTCAACGTGAAGGTCGTCGAATTCAACGACTACGTGCAGCCGAACGCCGCACTCGACGCGGGCGATCTCGACGCGAACAGCTTCCAGCATCAGCCCTACCTCGACAGCCAGGTGAAGCAGCGCGGCTATAAGATCGTCAACGCTGGTCTCACGTACATCTCGCCGCTCGGCATCTACTCGAAGAAGCTGAAGTCGGTGAAGGATCTGCCGCAAGGCGCGAAGGTCGCGGTGCCGAACGACCCGTCGAACGAAAATCGCGCGCTGCTGTTGCTGCAGGCGCAAGGCTTGATCAAGCTGAAGGCCGGTGCGGGCACGAACGGCAATAACGCCACGCCGCTCGACGTCGCCGAGAATCCGAAGAAGATCAAGCTCATCGAACTCGACGCCGCGCAACTGCCGCGTTCGCTGTCGGACGTCGACGCCGCCGTGATCAACACGAACTTCGCGCTGGCCGCTGGCCTGCAGCCGACCAAAGACGCGATCGCGCTCGAAGACATCCACAGCCCGTACGCGAACCTGATCGCCGTGCGCGCGCAGGACAAGGACAAGCCGTGGGTGAAGAAGCTGGTCGCCGCGTATCAGTCGGAAGACGTGCGTCAGTTCATCAAGACGCAGTTCAAGGGTTCGATGGTTCCGTCGTTCTAA